One part of the Anopheles coustani chromosome 2, idAnoCousDA_361_x.2, whole genome shotgun sequence genome encodes these proteins:
- the LOC131262885 gene encoding major facilitator superfamily domain-containing protein 6 isoform X2, translated as MVKLEINKKLLPMKAHYFLFNAGTAPVVPFMPTLVRQLGFSTVIVGTIYTVLPIVGMLVKPLFGMIADRFQRQKLLFLIFQILTAVPFFLIMFIPAIPQEATVSFHCHEGVNNLRYCPENGTYIDKCLVDRITTNDGNASMLCDLECRTEPWMWETVCKHWNVTAYCDEKNIPADRLLRLTGVVPNKQIDLIDECLFFMVAHGQMDGQQVPLYCPANETDFRTSCQVQCNNEEVMDTITHAKIPDSAVTGLYQFWLLFIFLIMSWAGMAVVVSVGDAICFEMLGDKPHLYGNQRLWGSIGWGTVSLFAGFLVDTLSEGKLTKDYTVVFYMTVVLIGFDMLCSSKLQHTQTRLSTSIVKDVGQIFTSFRIVVFFVWCVLIGFGTALIWNFLFWHLEDLASVQEGCDHSTWIKTLEGIVMSIQTFGGELPFFFLSGKILKRIGHIHAMSLVLLGFGVRFLLYSLLSDPWWVIPIEFMNGITFGLFYATMASYASIVAPPGTEATMQGLVGAVFEGVGVSLGSLLAGNLFNNIGGSATFRAFGIAALLLFVLHVIVQILTDRFGAQEPRIGYAAPREALENLEDDQPIVRTGSVPK; from the exons ATGGTGAAATTGGAGATCAACAAAAAGTTGCTGCCGATGAAGGCGCACTACTTCCTCTTCAATGCAG GAACGGCTCCGGTTGTGCCTTTTATGCCGACACTGGTTCGGCAGCTGGGTTTCTCGACGGTGATCGTCGGAACGATATACACCGTCCTGCCGATCGTGGGTATGCTGGTGAAGCCACTGTTCGGCATGATTGCCGATCGGTTCCAGCGCCAGAAGTTGCtgtttttgatatttcag ATCCTGACGGCTGTTCCATTCTTTCTCATCATGTTCATACCGGCCATCCCGCAGGAAGCGACCGTCAGCTTCCACTGCCACGAAGGAGTCAACAATCTTCGGTACTGCCCGGAGAACGGCACATACATTGACAAATGCCTGGTGGATCGAATCACAACGAACGACGGTAATGCGTCGATGCTGTGTGATCTCGAATGCCGCACCGAACCGTGGATGTGGGAAACGGTGTGCAAGCACTGGAACGTCACGGCCTACTGCGACGAGAAGAACATTCCCGCCGACCGCCTCCTGAGGCTGACGGGCGTCGTGCCTAACAAACAAATCGACCTCATCGACGAGTGTCTGTTCTTCATGGTGGCACACGGCCAGATGGACGGCCAGCAGGTGCCACTGTACTGTCCGGCAAACGAGACCGACTTCCGCACCAGCTGCCAGGTGCAGTGCAACAACGAGGAGGTGATGGATACGATCACGCACGCAAAAATACCGGACAGTGCCGTCACGGGGCTGTACCAATTCTGGCTGCTGTTCATCTTCCTTATCATGAGCTGGGCCGGTATGGCCGTGGTCGTGAGCGTGGGCGATGCGATCTGCTTCGAGATGCTCGGCGACAAGCCACATCTGTACGGCAACCAGCGGCTGTGGGGTTCGATCGGTTGGGGCACGGTGTCACTGTTTGCCGGCTTTCTGGTAGACACCCTCTCCGAGGGTAAGCTGACCAAGGACTACACGGTCGTGTTTTACATGACCGTCGTACTGATCGGGTTCGATATGCTCTGTTCGTCCAAGTTACAG CACACACAAACTCGACTTTCGACCAGCATCGTGAAGGACGTTGGGCAGATATTTACCAGCTTCCGCATCGTAGTTTTCTTCGTTTGGTGCGTCCTGATCGGGTTCGGTACGGCATTGATATGGAATTTCCTTTTCTGGCATCTGGAGGACCTGGCAAGCGTACAGGAAGG CTGTGACCACTCGACCTGGATCAAAACGCTCGAAGGCATCGTCATGTCGATTCAAACGTTCGGCGGTGAGCTGCCATTCTTTTTCCTGTCCGGAAAGATTCTCAAACGTATCGGACACATTCATGCGATGAGCCTGGTGCTGCTCGGTTTCGGTGTGCGCTTTCTACTCTACTCGCTGCTCAGCGATCCATGGTGGGTCATACCGATTGAATTCATGAACGGTATCACGTTCGGGCTGTTCTACGCGACGATGGCCTCGTACGCCAGTATCGTTGCACCGCCCGGAACGGAGGCAACGATGCAG GGTCTCGTCGGTGCCGTGTTCGAAGGTGTCGGCGTTTCACTCGGTAGCCTGTTGGCCGGAAACCTGTTCAACAACATCGGTGGAAGCGCAACCTTCCGCGCGTTCGGCATCGCGGCGCTACTACTGTTCGTGCTGCACGTGATTGTACAAATACTGACCGATCGTTTCGGTGCCCAGG aaccCCGAATCGGATACGCCGCACCACGGGAAGCCCTGGAAAATCTTGAGGATGATCAACCGATCGTACGCACCGGCAGCGTTCCAAAGTAG
- the LOC131262885 gene encoding major facilitator superfamily domain-containing protein 6 isoform X1: MVKLEINKKLLPMKAHYFLFNAGTAPVVPFMPTLVRQLGFSTVIVGTIYTVLPIVGMLVKPLFGMIADRFQRQKLLFLIFQILTAVPFFLIMFIPAIPQEATVSFHCHEGVNNLRYCPENGTYIDKCLVDRITTNDGNASMLCDLECRTEPWMWETVCKHWNVTAYCDEKNIPADRLLRLTGVVPNKQIDLIDECLFFMVAHGQMDGQQVPLYCPANETDFRTSCQVQCNNEEVMDTITHAKIPDSAVTGLYQFWLLFIFLIMSWAGMAVVVSVGDAICFEMLGDKPHLYGNQRLWGSIGWGTVSLFAGFLVDTLSEGKLTKDYTVVFYMTVVLIGFDMLCSSKLQHTQTRLSTSIVKDVGQIFTSFRIVVFFVWCVLIGFGTALIWNFLFWHLEDLASVQEGCDHSTWIKTLEGIVMSIQTFGGELPFFFLSGKILKRIGHIHAMSLVLLGFGVRFLLYSLLSDPWWVIPIEFMNGITFGLFYATMASYASIVAPPGTEATMQGLVGAVFEGVGVSLGSLLAGNLFNNIGGSATFRAFGIAALLLFVLHVIVQILTDRFGAQGKQQQAAKTGNGELDDGHTTNGGVMAAKTNSILSDSTVQEELHCDTDDKGQLKLVEKPPTNGEVGGNETAAIANGKALPTRDPGSLYEVPLN, encoded by the exons ATGGTGAAATTGGAGATCAACAAAAAGTTGCTGCCGATGAAGGCGCACTACTTCCTCTTCAATGCAG GAACGGCTCCGGTTGTGCCTTTTATGCCGACACTGGTTCGGCAGCTGGGTTTCTCGACGGTGATCGTCGGAACGATATACACCGTCCTGCCGATCGTGGGTATGCTGGTGAAGCCACTGTTCGGCATGATTGCCGATCGGTTCCAGCGCCAGAAGTTGCtgtttttgatatttcag ATCCTGACGGCTGTTCCATTCTTTCTCATCATGTTCATACCGGCCATCCCGCAGGAAGCGACCGTCAGCTTCCACTGCCACGAAGGAGTCAACAATCTTCGGTACTGCCCGGAGAACGGCACATACATTGACAAATGCCTGGTGGATCGAATCACAACGAACGACGGTAATGCGTCGATGCTGTGTGATCTCGAATGCCGCACCGAACCGTGGATGTGGGAAACGGTGTGCAAGCACTGGAACGTCACGGCCTACTGCGACGAGAAGAACATTCCCGCCGACCGCCTCCTGAGGCTGACGGGCGTCGTGCCTAACAAACAAATCGACCTCATCGACGAGTGTCTGTTCTTCATGGTGGCACACGGCCAGATGGACGGCCAGCAGGTGCCACTGTACTGTCCGGCAAACGAGACCGACTTCCGCACCAGCTGCCAGGTGCAGTGCAACAACGAGGAGGTGATGGATACGATCACGCACGCAAAAATACCGGACAGTGCCGTCACGGGGCTGTACCAATTCTGGCTGCTGTTCATCTTCCTTATCATGAGCTGGGCCGGTATGGCCGTGGTCGTGAGCGTGGGCGATGCGATCTGCTTCGAGATGCTCGGCGACAAGCCACATCTGTACGGCAACCAGCGGCTGTGGGGTTCGATCGGTTGGGGCACGGTGTCACTGTTTGCCGGCTTTCTGGTAGACACCCTCTCCGAGGGTAAGCTGACCAAGGACTACACGGTCGTGTTTTACATGACCGTCGTACTGATCGGGTTCGATATGCTCTGTTCGTCCAAGTTACAG CACACACAAACTCGACTTTCGACCAGCATCGTGAAGGACGTTGGGCAGATATTTACCAGCTTCCGCATCGTAGTTTTCTTCGTTTGGTGCGTCCTGATCGGGTTCGGTACGGCATTGATATGGAATTTCCTTTTCTGGCATCTGGAGGACCTGGCAAGCGTACAGGAAGG CTGTGACCACTCGACCTGGATCAAAACGCTCGAAGGCATCGTCATGTCGATTCAAACGTTCGGCGGTGAGCTGCCATTCTTTTTCCTGTCCGGAAAGATTCTCAAACGTATCGGACACATTCATGCGATGAGCCTGGTGCTGCTCGGTTTCGGTGTGCGCTTTCTACTCTACTCGCTGCTCAGCGATCCATGGTGGGTCATACCGATTGAATTCATGAACGGTATCACGTTCGGGCTGTTCTACGCGACGATGGCCTCGTACGCCAGTATCGTTGCACCGCCCGGAACGGAGGCAACGATGCAG GGTCTCGTCGGTGCCGTGTTCGAAGGTGTCGGCGTTTCACTCGGTAGCCTGTTGGCCGGAAACCTGTTCAACAACATCGGTGGAAGCGCAACCTTCCGCGCGTTCGGCATCGCGGCGCTACTACTGTTCGTGCTGCACGTGATTGTACAAATACTGACCGATCGTTTCGGTGCCCAGGGTAAGCAACAGCAGGCGGCAAAAACGGGGAACGGGGAACTGGACGATGGGCACACGACCAACGGTGGCGTGATGGCGGCCAAAACGAACTCCATCCTGTCCGACTCGACCGTGCAGGAGGAACTGCACTGCGACACCGACGATAAGGGTCAGCTCAAGCTGGTAGAAAAGCCACCCACCAACGGAGAGGTGGGGGGGAATGAAACTGCCGCTATCGCAAACGGCAAAGCGCTGCCAACTCGGGACCCGGGTTCACTGTACGAAGTGCCATTAAATTAA